CGAGGCATGTCGCATCATCGCCCTGTTCATGGCGCCGTTCATGCCCAACACGTCCAACGAGGTGTTCCGTCGCCTGTCGCTGGGCGACATCACTGCCGTAACCGACATTCAGGCCGCCAGCGCCTGGGGCCAGCTGCCCGTCGGCAATGCCGTCGAGAAGGGCGATCCGCTGTTCCCGCGCCTGGCCCTCGACGAGATCGATCTCAACCTGGAGTAGTCTATGACCGAAGCCGACCCCGTTTTCTACGACACGCTCTTCAGGAAGAAGCGCAAGAACGGTACGTACAAGATCGTGCCGGCTCCCCAGCTGGAAGGTGCTGTAGCCGATACGCACTGCCATCTGGGCATGGTGAGCCATTGCGACCTTTCCCTGGCGCGTGCCGCGGTATACGGGGTCGACTTTCTGTGCAACGTAACCGACATCGTGGAAGATGCCGGCTCCACGTATGCAGGGCTCGATGGCTGGAAGATGGGCGCCTCCGCCTGGCTTACCGAAATCGCCCCCGATCGCTTCGTCTCGCTGCCGAAGATTCGCCTGGCATGTGGCTGCCATCCGCATAACGCGAAGGGCTACACGGGCTTCACCGACGAGAAGCTGCAGGCGAAGCTGCGCGACCCCCGCACCAGCTGCCTGGGCGAGGTGGGTCTCGACTATCATTACGACCTTTCCCCGCGCGACGTGCAGCGTCGCGTGTTCCGTCGCCAGATTCAACTGGCGCATGAATCGGGCCTGCCCCTGGCTTTGCATATTCGCGAAGCGCACGATGATGCACTTGCCATCATGCAGGAAGAGGGTTTTCCCGCTGCGGGCACCATCCTGCACTGCTGCAGCTTGTCTGCCAGCGAACTTGAACCCTGGATCGAGGCAGGCTGCTACATCGCGTATGGTGGCGCCATCACGTTTGCGTCGTCCGACGATGCGCGTGAGGCCGCAAAGCTCGTACCCGAAGACAGGCTGCTTACGGAAACCGATTGCCCGTACATGACTCCCGTGCCGCTGCGTGGTGAGGAAAACGGCCCCGAATACATCATCTTCACCGCCGAGCGTCTTGCCGAAGTGCGTGGCATCGAGCCCGGCGAAGAGCGCCGGAAGTTCTTGAAGACCCTGCACGACAACGCCTTGGGCCTTTTGGATAGGAAGCCGACGGAATGGCAGAACGCACGATAATATGCGCTTCGCCTCGCTTAGCGGGGCGTTCTGCGAGCGCCGTAGCGCTGGCAGAAGGGCTGCTATCCCAGCGATTTCCCCAAGACACGCTTACGCGCATCGATTTGGCTCGCCTCTCTATCGCCCCTTGCGTGGGTTGCGATGCATGCCGAACGGCAGGTTCGTGCTTCCAGCATGACGACATGGACGGCCTACTTGCTACGCTTGCGCGTACGGATGAGCTGTTCATCGCAAGTCCCGTGTACTTCGCTGGCCCGCCTGCGGGGTACAAGGCGTTTCTCGATCGCCTGCAGCCTTTGTACTGGGGCGATGCACGTCACGGCAGGCGTAGGCCCGCGCACTTGCTTGCGGTGGGCGAAGGCGGCGATCCCTATGGCTGGGAGCCCCTTGCCGTCTGCACGTGTTCGGCGCTTCATGTGGCAGGCTTCAGCCTGCAGCGCAGCGTTGGATGCATTGGCGCTCATGCGCCGCTCGAAGAGTACGTTCACGAATGGCTCGGCATGCGTGATGGGGAAGAGCCCCTTCCGCCCGATGCCACTTCCGCGAAAGGAAACGAACATGGCCGATAAGCTTTCACCCCTGGCGAGCGTTTCCGCTACGCGCGACGTGCTCGATGCTCATGGCCTTGCCACCAAGAAGGCCCTTGGCCAGCATTTTCTCATCAATGATGGCGTGGTCTCCAAAATTTGCGACCTTGCCGAGCTCGGTTCGAACGATGTGGTTCTGGAAGTGGGCCCAGGCATTGGCACGCTCACTATCGCGCTGCTTCGCAAGGCAGGCACCGTCATTTCCGTCGAACGCGATACCGACCTGCCCGCCGTGCTCGCCCGCACGTGCGCTCCCTATGCATCCGCAATGACGTTTTACCTGGGCGATGAGGCCGAGGAGCGTCCTGTGCAGGGGGAGGGCGCGGTCTTCTCGCTTATCAGCAAGGATGCCTTGGAGCTGCAACCCGGCCAGCTGCCCGCTCAGCCGAATAAGCTCGTGGCGAACCTGCCCTATGCGGTTGCCGCCACGCTCGTGCTCGATGCGTTCCAGCGGTATGACTCCCTTGTCAGTGCCACGGTCATGGTCCAGGCGGAAGTCGCCGACCGCATGGCTGCGCATCTTGGCACGAAGAACTATGGCGGCTTCACCGTGAAGCTGGGCCTGTATGCCCGTCCCGCTGGCCGCTTTTCCGTGTCCCCGGGTAATTTCTTCCCGCCGCCGCGTGTGGATAGCAGCGTGATTCGCCTCGACCGCGTTTCCCTGGACGAGCTGGGCATTACCGAAGAGGAGCGTC
This genomic stretch from Denitrobacterium detoxificans harbors:
- a CDS encoding TatD family hydrolase; translated protein: MTEADPVFYDTLFRKKRKNGTYKIVPAPQLEGAVADTHCHLGMVSHCDLSLARAAVYGVDFLCNVTDIVEDAGSTYAGLDGWKMGASAWLTEIAPDRFVSLPKIRLACGCHPHNAKGYTGFTDEKLQAKLRDPRTSCLGEVGLDYHYDLSPRDVQRRVFRRQIQLAHESGLPLALHIREAHDDALAIMQEEGFPAAGTILHCCSLSASELEPWIEAGCYIAYGGAITFASSDDAREAAKLVPEDRLLTETDCPYMTPVPLRGEENGPEYIIFTAERLAEVRGIEPGEERRKFLKTLHDNALGLLDRKPTEWQNAR
- a CDS encoding flavodoxin family protein, whose amino-acid sequence is MAERTIICASPRLAGRSASAVALAEGLLSQRFPQDTLTRIDLARLSIAPCVGCDACRTAGSCFQHDDMDGLLATLARTDELFIASPVYFAGPPAGYKAFLDRLQPLYWGDARHGRRRPAHLLAVGEGGDPYGWEPLAVCTCSALHVAGFSLQRSVGCIGAHAPLEEYVHEWLGMRDGEEPLPPDATSAKGNEHGR
- the rsmA gene encoding 16S rRNA (adenine(1518)-N(6)/adenine(1519)-N(6))-dimethyltransferase RsmA, yielding MADKLSPLASVSATRDVLDAHGLATKKALGQHFLINDGVVSKICDLAELGSNDVVLEVGPGIGTLTIALLRKAGTVISVERDTDLPAVLARTCAPYASAMTFYLGDEAEERPVQGEGAVFSLISKDALELQPGQLPAQPNKLVANLPYAVAATLVLDAFQRYDSLVSATVMVQAEVADRMAAHLGTKNYGGFTVKLGLYARPAGRFSVSPGNFFPPPRVDSSVIRLDRVSLDELGITEEERRATAVMADAAFATRRKTILNSSRTYFSGRAAASGEGVTPDDLREVFAQAGIDASRRGESLSLQEFIQLGRVAHERGIA